One Peterkaempfera bronchialis DNA window includes the following coding sequences:
- a CDS encoding type I polyketide synthase yields MLDHHPRPVPVAVVAVGALLPGSPDPEGFWRAVVQGRDLITDVPPHRWLVEDHYDPDPSVPDRTYARRGAFLPAVDFDPMAFGILPNNLSATDSAQLLALLVAEQVLTEAGGDRLPALDRDRIGVVLGAAALPLLSQMADRLAWPMHLKALRESGVPEPEAQAICDRIADQTVEWGEATFPGMLTNVVAGRIANRFDLHGLNHTTDAACASSLAALSTAIAELTLGRADLMLTGGVDTANDIGTYVCFSKTPALSTTGDCRPFSADADGTMLGEGLAMFALKRLADAERDGDRIYAVIRGVGTSSDGGGTAIYAPVPAGQARALRRAYREAGYSPRTVGLVEAHGTGTKAGDAAEFAALREVFEQSGDPEGTGDGPDRQYCALGSVKSQIGHTKCAAGAAGLLKAVLALHHRVLPPTVKVERPAPGLDLEHSPFYLNTRARPWVRPADHPRRASVSSFGFGGSNFHVAVEEYVPDESGWGERARRFRSMPSELVLFAADTPEAVLTAAGEVDPEQPLAALARSSQQEFRPDAPARLAIVARDTADLAAKAAQAAAVIARRPDAPFAAPGIRYRTGAATLGRIGFLFPGQGSQHIGMGADLALHLPTVQRAWDRHGAREFDGLPLHRLVFPPPAFTDAERDRQQAALTATEWAQPALAAHSLALLDLLRALGLRPDCAAGHSFGELVALHAAGALDADGLLGLARCRGELMRDAALRTPGAMVAVTAPREQVEPLIADLPGVWLANHNAPEQVVLSGLGDAVDAAAGLLAGRGFTTRRLDTATAFHSPVVAAAGEPLAQAVRALRIDGPALPVYGNADASVYPAEPDQVRGRIAAHLASPVLFQAGIEAMYAAGVRTFVEVGPGTTLTGLVQRILGDRDHLAVALQRPGQDGVTALHEALGQLAVCGAALDHGVLWEEYAPAAKRTREDMSRMTVKIDGGNHGRPYPPPGGAAALPGPNPVQAPVSASVSVSAPGSAPASAAPVLPVQQAVDPGLLALIEETQRQTAQAHADYQRQTAEAHTDYQRQVTESHLAYLRMSESAMAALLGGPVAVPETAPAYIPAARAAVPVPQIESAVVMAPAPAVPVPVASAVPVAAPVALAAPDTPAAPAPSAPSEPTAGPDVPAPQDLERLILSVVAERTGYPVDILNLDMELAADLGIDSIKRVEILSVVCGDMGDLPQSAFADLGAARTLRQIADTVRSHLGITNSDTPSAAMPPTPVTPAAPDTAVRAALSRAVPRAVPAPAAGLAMAGLYDGPIAVTDDGTGVAQLVAEQLRFHGCAATVERSIPEDAAGVVLLDGLAPVDSAARAAAVQREAFRTAVSAAARPGVRSGVFVTVQDTGGDFGLGGGQGDRAWLGGLAGLARTAAKEWPEAAVKAIDCERGSREPHAVAAAIVGELLEGGPDLDVALSADGTRRTLRLAPAPLPATAGEPARIGPQSVIVATGGARGVTAAALRALAAEHRPHLVLLGRTPLTEEPPGLAHLTDEAALTRALAETRAPDDREPAPAPAALAAHARRILAVREIRETVAAIERAGSPVRYLAVDARDGAALSRELDRVRAEWGPVTGIVHGAGVLADKLIADKTDEQIDRVLSTKVDGLRALLDATVDDPLRLVCLFSSVAGLFGNAGQSDYAVANEVLGQVASVEQARRPGCLVRSIAWGPWQGGMVTPPIAALLVGEGVELIPVEAGADAFAAELGGPASEARVCLAMDGGLGPMGSVSRAPARAELRIDADRYPYLADHAINGRPVLPLALSAEWFARVAAVWRPEGDPVVLRGLRVLRKVVLPEPTAAGPRLAVQGRVSGQGGQRALELELRGDDGAAHVRAVVPGAAAADAPDLGEPGGLLPPDGIELYDGHALFHGPRFHVVRSLTGIGEAGAVGELVGLRGLGWPGEAWRSDPAALDGALQLASLWALRMLGGAVLPMGIEECRLLGAGPLTGAARCVVRAVEVSGDRARCEAVVADESGAVRIDLRGVELVRRPS; encoded by the coding sequence ATGCTGGACCATCACCCGCGACCGGTGCCGGTCGCCGTGGTCGCCGTCGGTGCGCTGCTGCCCGGTTCGCCCGATCCGGAGGGGTTCTGGCGGGCCGTCGTCCAAGGGCGTGACCTGATCACCGATGTCCCGCCGCACCGCTGGCTGGTCGAAGACCACTACGACCCCGACCCGTCAGTGCCCGACCGGACCTATGCCCGGCGCGGTGCCTTTCTGCCGGCGGTCGACTTCGACCCGATGGCGTTCGGCATCCTGCCCAACAACCTCTCGGCGACCGACAGCGCACAGCTGCTCGCCCTGCTGGTCGCCGAGCAGGTGCTCACCGAGGCGGGCGGCGACCGGCTGCCCGCGCTGGACCGGGACCGGATCGGCGTGGTCCTCGGCGCCGCCGCGCTGCCGCTGCTCAGCCAGATGGCCGACCGGCTGGCCTGGCCGATGCACCTCAAGGCGCTGCGCGAGAGCGGCGTTCCGGAGCCCGAGGCGCAGGCGATCTGCGACCGGATCGCGGACCAGACCGTGGAGTGGGGCGAGGCCACCTTCCCCGGCATGCTGACCAATGTGGTGGCCGGCCGGATCGCCAACCGCTTCGACCTGCACGGCCTCAACCACACCACCGACGCGGCGTGCGCCAGCTCGTTAGCGGCGCTCTCCACGGCGATTGCCGAACTCACCCTCGGCCGGGCCGACCTGATGCTCACCGGCGGCGTCGACACCGCCAACGACATCGGCACCTATGTCTGCTTCTCCAAGACCCCGGCCCTCTCCACGACCGGGGACTGCCGGCCGTTCTCGGCCGACGCCGACGGCACCATGCTCGGTGAGGGGCTGGCCATGTTCGCCCTCAAGCGGCTGGCCGACGCCGAGCGCGACGGCGACCGGATCTACGCCGTGATCCGTGGCGTGGGCACCTCCTCGGACGGCGGCGGCACCGCCATCTACGCCCCCGTCCCGGCCGGTCAGGCGAGAGCACTGCGGCGGGCCTACCGGGAAGCCGGGTACAGCCCCCGGACGGTCGGGCTGGTCGAGGCCCATGGCACCGGGACCAAGGCCGGCGACGCCGCGGAGTTCGCGGCGCTGCGCGAGGTCTTCGAGCAGTCCGGCGATCCCGAGGGGACGGGTGACGGCCCAGACCGGCAGTACTGCGCCCTGGGGTCGGTCAAGTCGCAGATCGGGCACACCAAGTGCGCCGCCGGAGCCGCCGGGCTGCTCAAGGCGGTGCTGGCGCTGCACCACCGGGTGCTGCCCCCCACCGTCAAGGTCGAGCGCCCGGCCCCCGGCCTGGACCTGGAGCACAGCCCGTTCTACCTCAACACCCGGGCCCGCCCCTGGGTGCGCCCGGCGGACCATCCACGGCGGGCGTCGGTCTCCAGCTTCGGCTTCGGCGGCTCCAACTTCCATGTGGCGGTGGAGGAGTACGTACCCGATGAGTCCGGCTGGGGCGAGCGGGCCCGCCGGTTCCGCAGCATGCCCAGCGAACTGGTGCTCTTCGCCGCCGACACCCCGGAGGCGGTGCTGACCGCCGCCGGGGAGGTCGACCCGGAGCAGCCGCTCGCCGCGCTCGCCCGCAGCAGCCAGCAGGAGTTCCGGCCCGACGCCCCCGCGCGCCTGGCGATCGTCGCCCGGGACACCGCCGACCTCGCCGCCAAGGCGGCGCAGGCCGCCGCCGTGATCGCGCGGCGGCCCGACGCGCCGTTCGCGGCACCGGGCATCCGCTATCGGACGGGCGCCGCCACGCTCGGCCGGATCGGATTCCTCTTCCCCGGCCAGGGCTCCCAGCACATCGGCATGGGAGCGGACCTCGCCCTGCACCTCCCGACCGTGCAGCGTGCCTGGGACCGCCATGGGGCCAGGGAGTTCGACGGCCTGCCGCTGCACCGCCTGGTCTTCCCGCCGCCGGCGTTCACCGACGCCGAGCGGGACAGGCAGCAGGCGGCGCTCACCGCGACCGAATGGGCCCAACCCGCCCTCGCCGCCCACAGCCTGGCACTGCTCGACCTGCTGCGGGCGCTGGGCCTGCGGCCCGACTGCGCCGCCGGGCACAGCTTCGGCGAACTGGTCGCACTGCATGCCGCAGGCGCCCTGGACGCCGATGGACTGCTCGGGCTGGCCCGCTGCCGGGGTGAGTTGATGCGGGACGCCGCACTCCGGACGCCGGGGGCGATGGTGGCCGTCACGGCGCCGCGCGAGCAGGTCGAGCCGCTGATCGCCGACCTGCCCGGCGTCTGGCTGGCCAACCACAACGCCCCCGAGCAGGTGGTGCTCTCCGGCCTCGGCGACGCGGTCGACGCGGCGGCGGGCCTGCTCGCGGGCCGGGGCTTCACCACCCGGCGGCTGGACACGGCCACGGCCTTCCACAGCCCGGTGGTCGCGGCGGCCGGCGAACCGTTGGCCCAGGCGGTGCGGGCGCTGCGCATCGACGGCCCGGCGCTCCCGGTGTACGGCAACGCCGACGCCTCGGTCTACCCCGCCGAGCCCGACCAGGTGCGGGGCCGGATCGCCGCGCACCTCGCCTCGCCGGTGCTGTTCCAGGCAGGGATCGAGGCCATGTACGCCGCAGGTGTGCGGACCTTTGTCGAGGTGGGGCCGGGAACCACGCTCACCGGCCTGGTGCAGCGGATCCTCGGCGACCGCGACCACCTCGCGGTCGCGCTGCAACGCCCCGGCCAGGACGGCGTCACGGCGCTGCACGAGGCACTGGGGCAGCTCGCCGTCTGCGGCGCAGCGCTCGACCACGGCGTGCTCTGGGAGGAGTACGCGCCAGCCGCGAAGCGGACCAGGGAGGACATGTCCCGCATGACGGTGAAGATCGACGGAGGCAACCACGGCCGGCCCTACCCCCCGCCGGGCGGCGCGGCGGCGCTGCCCGGGCCCAACCCTGTCCAGGCTCCGGTCTCGGCGTCGGTGTCGGTGTCGGCCCCGGGGTCGGCCCCGGCGTCGGCCGCTCCTGTGCTGCCCGTGCAGCAGGCCGTCGACCCCGGTCTGCTGGCGCTGATCGAGGAGACCCAGCGGCAGACCGCGCAGGCGCACGCCGACTACCAGCGGCAGACCGCCGAGGCGCATACCGACTACCAGCGGCAGGTGACCGAGAGTCACCTCGCCTATCTGCGGATGTCCGAGTCGGCGATGGCCGCGCTGCTGGGCGGCCCGGTGGCGGTGCCCGAGACCGCGCCCGCGTACATTCCCGCCGCCCGGGCTGCCGTCCCGGTCCCGCAGATCGAGTCGGCCGTGGTGATGGCACCTGCCCCTGCCGTTCCGGTTCCGGTGGCTTCGGCCGTCCCGGTGGCCGCTCCGGTCGCTCTGGCCGCTCCGGACACTCCGGCGGCTCCGGCACCGTCGGCGCCGTCGGAGCCGACCGCCGGGCCCGACGTGCCCGCTCCGCAGGACCTCGAACGGCTGATCCTCTCGGTCGTGGCGGAGCGGACCGGCTACCCCGTGGACATCCTCAACCTCGATATGGAGCTGGCAGCCGACCTCGGCATCGACTCGATCAAGCGGGTGGAGATCCTCTCCGTGGTCTGCGGCGACATGGGCGATCTGCCGCAGAGCGCCTTCGCGGACCTCGGCGCGGCCCGCACCCTGCGCCAGATCGCCGACACGGTCCGCAGCCACCTGGGGATCACCAACTCTGACACTCCGTCAGCCGCTATGCCGCCGACCCCGGTTACCCCGGCGGCTCCGGACACCGCCGTACGGGCGGCGCTGAGCCGCGCGGTGCCGCGCGCCGTCCCCGCCCCGGCCGCCGGACTGGCCATGGCAGGGCTGTACGACGGCCCGATCGCGGTCACCGACGACGGCACGGGCGTGGCCCAGCTGGTCGCCGAGCAACTGCGCTTCCACGGCTGCGCCGCCACCGTGGAGCGCAGCATCCCCGAGGACGCGGCCGGGGTGGTCCTGCTGGACGGGCTGGCCCCGGTCGACTCCGCCGCCCGGGCCGCCGCGGTCCAGCGTGAGGCGTTCCGTACGGCGGTCTCCGCAGCCGCCCGCCCGGGGGTGCGGAGCGGGGTCTTCGTCACCGTCCAGGACACCGGCGGCGACTTCGGCCTGGGAGGCGGACAGGGCGACCGCGCCTGGCTCGGCGGGCTGGCCGGGCTGGCCAGGACCGCCGCCAAGGAGTGGCCCGAGGCCGCCGTGAAGGCCATCGACTGCGAACGCGGCAGCCGTGAGCCGCACGCCGTCGCCGCCGCCATCGTGGGCGAGCTGCTGGAGGGCGGCCCGGACCTCGATGTGGCGCTCTCCGCCGACGGCACCCGGCGCACCCTGCGGCTGGCGCCCGCGCCGCTCCCGGCCACCGCCGGGGAGCCCGCCCGGATCGGGCCGCAGTCGGTGATCGTGGCCACCGGAGGCGCACGCGGGGTGACGGCCGCCGCGCTGCGCGCGCTGGCGGCCGAGCACCGGCCGCATCTGGTCCTGCTGGGCCGCACCCCGCTCACCGAGGAACCGCCCGGCCTGGCACACCTGACCGACGAGGCAGCCCTGACCCGCGCGCTGGCCGAGACCCGCGCGCCGGACGACCGGGAACCGGCCCCCGCCCCGGCCGCGCTCGCCGCGCACGCCCGCCGCATCCTGGCGGTACGGGAGATCCGGGAGACGGTCGCCGCGATCGAGCGGGCCGGGTCCCCCGTGCGGTACCTGGCGGTGGACGCGCGCGACGGCGCTGCGCTCAGCCGGGAGCTGGACCGGGTACGGGCGGAGTGGGGCCCGGTCACCGGCATCGTGCACGGCGCCGGCGTACTGGCCGACAAGCTGATCGCCGACAAGACCGACGAGCAGATCGACCGGGTCCTCAGCACCAAGGTCGACGGCCTGCGCGCACTGCTGGACGCCACCGTGGACGACCCGCTCCGACTGGTCTGCCTCTTCTCCTCGGTGGCCGGTCTCTTCGGCAACGCGGGCCAGAGCGACTATGCGGTCGCCAACGAGGTGCTCGGCCAGGTCGCCTCGGTGGAGCAGGCCAGGCGTCCGGGCTGCCTGGTGCGGTCCATCGCCTGGGGGCCGTGGCAGGGCGGCATGGTCACCCCGCCGATCGCCGCGCTGCTCGTCGGGGAAGGGGTCGAGCTGATCCCCGTCGAGGCGGGCGCCGACGCCTTCGCCGCCGAGCTGGGCGGCCCGGCGTCCGAGGCCAGGGTCTGCCTGGCCATGGACGGCGGGCTCGGTCCGATGGGTTCGGTTAGCCGGGCGCCCGCCCGGGCGGAGCTCCGCATCGACGCCGACCGATACCCGTACCTGGCCGATCACGCGATCAACGGCCGACCGGTGCTGCCGCTGGCGCTGTCCGCCGAGTGGTTCGCCCGGGTGGCCGCCGTCTGGCGGCCGGAGGGCGATCCGGTGGTGCTGCGCGGCCTGCGGGTACTGCGCAAGGTCGTTCTGCCCGAGCCGACGGCGGCCGGACCCCGCCTGGCGGTGCAGGGCCGGGTCTCCGGGCAGGGCGGGCAGCGCGCCCTGGAGCTGGAGCTGCGTGGTGACGACGGAGCCGCGCACGTCCGGGCGGTGGTGCCCGGCGCTGCGGCGGCGGACGCACCCGACCTCGGCGAGCCGGGCGGGCTGCTGCCACCGGACGGGATCGAGCTGTACGACGGCCATGCGCTCTTCCACGGCCCGCGCTTCCACGTCGTGCGGTCGCTGACCGGGATCGGCGAGGCCGGTGCCGTCGGCGAACTCGTCGGCCTGCGCGGGCTGGGCTGGCCGGGCGAAGCCTGGCGCAGCGACCCGGCAGCTCTGGACGGCGCCTTGCAACTGGCCTCGCTCTGGGCGCTGCGGATGCTGGGCGGTGCGGTGCTGCCGATGGGGATCGAGGAGTGCCGCCTGCTGGGGGCGGGCCCGCTGACCGGGGCCGCCCGATGCGTGGTCAGGGCCGTCGAGGTGAGCGGTGACCGCGCCCGCTGCGAGGCCGTGGTCGCCGACGAGAGCGGCGCCGTACGCATCGACCTGCGCGGCGTCGAGCTGGTACGCCGCCCGTCCTGA
- a CDS encoding PfaD family polyunsaturated fatty acid/polyketide biosynthesis protein yields MPVQQRSGSAPGEAGRPVYAPAELPGVIQRIREPAHVVRDRDGGLGVAAGSPPPSGPGGEIVGTLPPLYPEWLGDRSFGEAHAVRFPYVAGEMAKGIATTRMVTAMAEAEMLGFFGAAGLALPAVEAAVDELRRALPGRTNWGVNLIHSPAEPALEEQVADLLLRRAVPHVSASAFMRLTPAVVRCAATGLHRDAAGRIARRTRLMAKVSRPEVAEQFLSPAPEPLLRALVERGLLTAEEAELAGHVPVADDITVEADSGGHTDNRPLSVLLPTILALRDRTAERYPRHPGPVRIGAAGGLGTPGAVSAAFALGAAYAVTGSVNQVAVESGVSDDARNLLAQADVADVTMAPAADMFELGVKLQVLQHGTLFAARATRLYDVYRDHDSLESVPAALLARIEAEVLGSPVAQVWELTRRFWERRDPAQLARAERDPKHRMALVFRWYLGSSSRWAITGDTSRRADYQLWCGPAMGAFNRWTAGSFLAQPGNRSVVQIALNLLEGAAVLTRAHQLRTYGVPVPPAGFHFRPRPLS; encoded by the coding sequence ATGCCCGTCCAGCAGCGCTCCGGCTCGGCCCCTGGGGAGGCGGGCCGACCGGTGTACGCCCCGGCCGAGCTGCCCGGGGTGATCCAGCGGATCCGGGAACCGGCCCATGTCGTACGGGACCGCGACGGCGGCCTCGGCGTGGCGGCGGGCAGCCCACCGCCCTCCGGCCCCGGCGGCGAGATCGTCGGCACCCTGCCGCCGCTCTACCCGGAATGGCTCGGCGACCGCTCGTTCGGCGAGGCCCATGCGGTGCGCTTCCCCTATGTGGCCGGGGAGATGGCCAAGGGGATCGCCACCACCCGCATGGTGACCGCCATGGCGGAGGCGGAGATGCTCGGCTTCTTCGGCGCGGCCGGCCTCGCCCTGCCCGCCGTGGAGGCCGCGGTGGACGAACTGCGGCGTGCCCTGCCCGGCCGGACCAACTGGGGCGTCAACCTCATCCACTCCCCGGCCGAACCGGCCCTGGAGGAGCAGGTCGCGGATCTGCTGCTGCGCCGCGCCGTGCCCCATGTCTCCGCCTCCGCCTTTATGCGGCTGACCCCCGCCGTCGTCCGCTGCGCCGCCACCGGACTGCACCGGGACGCAGCGGGCCGGATCGCCCGGCGGACCCGGCTGATGGCCAAGGTCTCCCGCCCGGAGGTGGCCGAGCAGTTTCTGTCGCCGGCCCCCGAGCCGCTGCTGCGCGCCCTGGTGGAACGCGGCCTGCTCACCGCCGAGGAGGCCGAGTTGGCCGGGCACGTCCCGGTGGCCGACGACATCACGGTGGAGGCCGACAGCGGCGGCCACACCGACAACCGCCCGCTGTCGGTGCTGCTGCCCACCATCCTGGCCCTGCGCGACCGGACGGCCGAGCGGTACCCCCGCCACCCCGGGCCCGTCCGGATCGGCGCGGCCGGCGGGCTCGGCACCCCGGGCGCGGTCTCCGCCGCCTTCGCCCTCGGCGCCGCCTATGCGGTCACCGGGTCGGTGAACCAGGTCGCGGTGGAGTCGGGCGTCTCCGACGACGCCAGAAACCTGCTGGCGCAGGCCGATGTCGCCGATGTCACCATGGCTCCCGCCGCAGACATGTTCGAGCTGGGCGTGAAGCTCCAGGTGCTCCAGCACGGCACGCTCTTCGCCGCGCGGGCCACCCGGCTGTACGACGTCTACCGCGACCACGACTCGCTGGAGTCCGTCCCGGCGGCGCTGCTGGCCCGGATCGAGGCCGAGGTGCTGGGCAGCCCGGTCGCGCAGGTCTGGGAGCTGACCCGGCGGTTCTGGGAGCGGCGCGACCCCGCCCAGCTGGCCAGGGCCGAGCGCGATCCCAAGCACCGGATGGCCCTGGTCTTCCGCTGGTACCTGGGCAGCTCCAGCCGGTGGGCGATCACCGGGGACACCTCGCGCCGCGCCGACTACCAGCTCTGGTGCGGCCCGGCGATGGGCGCCTTCAACCGGTGGACGGCGGGCAGCTTCCTCGCGCAGCCCGGCAACCGGTCGGTGGTCCAGATCGCGCTCAACCTGCTGGAGGGCGCGGCGGTGCTGACCCGCGCCCACCAGCTGCGCACCTATGGCGTACCGGTTCCCCCGGCGGGGTTCCACTTTCGGCCCCGACCGCTGAGCTGA